One region of Paraburkholderia phymatum STM815 genomic DNA includes:
- a CDS encoding (2Fe-2S)-binding protein, giving the protein MLIQINGKTYDVQSEGDMPLLWVIRDELGLTGTKYGCGLAQCGACSVMVDGVVTRSCVTPVEGMVGRKITTIEAIENDEIGKRVVAAWVKHQVPQCGYCQSGQVMAATALLKQTAHPTDEQIAAAMVNLCRCGTYNAIRDAVRESGGSAPSNTAAAIGNAKVAAVHPAPSVAAAATALAGIAVVSAIAKAKSETVEDGRDGHDEAC; this is encoded by the coding sequence ATGCTAATCCAGATTAATGGCAAGACTTACGACGTCCAGTCAGAGGGCGATATGCCCCTGCTGTGGGTAATTCGCGATGAGCTTGGGCTCACAGGGACGAAATATGGATGTGGCCTCGCACAATGCGGGGCTTGCTCTGTCATGGTCGACGGTGTAGTTACACGCTCCTGCGTCACGCCCGTCGAAGGGATGGTTGGGCGCAAGATCACGACCATCGAGGCGATCGAGAACGACGAAATTGGTAAGCGAGTCGTCGCGGCTTGGGTAAAGCATCAGGTCCCGCAATGCGGATACTGTCAATCCGGCCAGGTTATGGCGGCCACCGCGCTGCTGAAGCAGACTGCACATCCCACCGATGAGCAGATTGCGGCTGCGATGGTCAACCTATGTCGGTGCGGAACCTATAACGCGATTCGCGACGCGGTTCGTGAATCGGGCGGCAGTGCGCCCAGCAATACCGCCGCCGCGATTGGTAACGCCAAGGTGGCTGCAGTACATCCGGCTCCCTCGGTCGCTGCTGCGGCGACAGCTCTGGCGGGCATCGCAGTAGTGAGCGCAATCGCTAAAGCAAAGTCTGAGACGGTTGAGGACGGGAGGGACGGTCATGACGAAGCCTGCTGA